One window of Phycisphaeraceae bacterium genomic DNA carries:
- a CDS encoding ABC transporter permease codes for MIQTWALLVDAYRELNSKKLFWITMALSLLVVCAFGAFGLYPGGYSALWFKFDHAFFNSRIIPPEKFYKFIFASIGIPVWLTWIASILALISTAGIIPDFVSGGAIELSLSKPIGRVRLFLTKYFTGLLFVGFQVGVFTLACIAVIGVRGKSWEPDLLLAIPIVLCFYSYLFAMCALIGLLTRSSIAALLLTLLFWIFLFAMNATDSIFVMQRETARAKIEHYERRQAPLLRVAEGQLKALKEMGSSLTDEDGNFPEGLTTELEVANPMLASNRRNLEEARQSLDKWTQWSKIATGVKTVLPKTQETIKLLERSLLSSDDMKLLSRQEEYERTGRVSENTSADSDDPYVHHQVAARRTEEAFRDRSVWWILGTSLSFEIVVLGIACVIFTRRDF; via the coding sequence ATGATCCAGACATGGGCTCTGCTGGTTGACGCGTACAGAGAACTGAACTCCAAGAAGCTGTTCTGGATCACGATGGCACTCTCGCTCCTGGTCGTGTGTGCGTTCGGTGCATTCGGGCTCTATCCGGGGGGCTACAGCGCGCTCTGGTTCAAGTTTGATCATGCGTTCTTCAACAGCCGCATCATCCCCCCTGAGAAGTTCTACAAGTTCATCTTTGCGAGTATCGGCATCCCGGTCTGGCTCACATGGATTGCGTCAATTCTCGCGCTGATCTCGACCGCAGGGATCATTCCCGACTTTGTGTCGGGCGGCGCGATCGAACTCTCTCTCTCAAAGCCGATCGGACGTGTGCGGCTGTTCCTGACCAAGTATTTCACGGGCCTGCTCTTTGTCGGCTTTCAGGTCGGCGTCTTCACGCTCGCGTGCATCGCAGTCATCGGAGTCCGCGGCAAATCGTGGGAGCCCGATCTCCTGCTCGCGATACCGATCGTGCTCTGTTTCTACAGCTATCTGTTCGCGATGTGTGCGCTGATCGGGCTGCTTACGCGATCATCGATCGCCGCTCTTCTGCTCACGCTTCTGTTCTGGATCTTCCTGTTCGCTATGAACGCTACGGATTCCATTTTCGTGATGCAGCGTGAGACCGCACGAGCAAAGATCGAGCACTACGAGCGACGCCAAGCGCCTCTTCTCCGAGTCGCAGAGGGGCAGTTGAAGGCACTCAAGGAGATGGGGTCTTCGTTGACGGATGAAGACGGCAACTTCCCCGAGGGGCTCACGACTGAGCTCGAGGTGGCGAACCCGATGCTCGCCAGCAACAGGCGCAATCTCGAAGAAGCGAGGCAATCACTCGATAAGTGGACGCAGTGGTCAAAGATCGCCACCGGCGTCAAGACGGTGCTTCCAAAGACGCAGGAGACGATCAAGCTGCTCGAACGGAGTCTGCTCTCTTCCGACGATATGAAACTCCTCTCACGTCAGGAGGAGTATGAGCGCACAGGGCGGGTATCAGAGAACACGTCTGCGGACTCAGACGACCCCTACGTTCACCATCAGGTTGCTGCACGTCGAACGGAAGAGGCCTTTCGGGACCGATCCGTGTGGTGGATCCTCGGGACCTCGCTTAGCTTCGAGATCGTTGTACTCGGTATCGCATGCGTCATTTTCACGAGGCGAGATTTCTGA
- a CDS encoding ABC transporter ATP-binding protein, giving the protein MSNSVAVLADAAIDVKGVEKTYKGRVHALRGVDLYVKRGEIFGLLGPNGAGKSTLVKILMTVIRASAVNGTLLGGPVGNKGMLARVGYLPEHHRFPDYLTGGQVLDFFGAMAGVGKRERTRRAGPLLELVGMSEWTKKRVKSYSKGMRQRIGIAQALMSDPDLVVLDEPTDGVDPVGRRDIRNVLQQLKAQGKTVFLNSHLLSELEMVCDRVAIMVQGKVASQGTIEELTRDGRRYEIELAYEASTASAHFAGLLVAGGSGDGATGALARVAVAPEIEGAIDRGMLTLKTTDPERVQPVLDEIRRRGLTISSVRQVRPSLEDLFMQAVVDSTTGEAFAPGAARAGSRRNGGGA; this is encoded by the coding sequence ATGTCGAACTCGGTAGCGGTGCTCGCGGATGCGGCGATCGACGTCAAGGGCGTTGAAAAAACGTACAAGGGGCGTGTGCACGCGCTGCGCGGTGTTGATCTGTACGTCAAGCGGGGTGAGATCTTCGGGCTGCTCGGTCCGAACGGAGCGGGGAAGAGCACGCTCGTGAAAATCCTGATGACCGTGATCCGCGCGAGCGCCGTGAACGGGACGCTGCTTGGCGGGCCCGTCGGCAACAAGGGGATGCTGGCGCGGGTCGGATATCTGCCGGAGCATCATCGGTTTCCCGACTATCTGACCGGCGGGCAGGTGCTTGATTTTTTCGGGGCGATGGCGGGTGTCGGGAAGCGTGAACGCACGCGCCGGGCCGGGCCGCTGCTGGAGCTCGTGGGGATGAGCGAGTGGACCAAGAAGCGCGTGAAGTCGTACTCAAAGGGCATGAGGCAACGAATCGGGATCGCGCAGGCCCTGATGAGTGATCCGGATCTTGTTGTGCTCGATGAGCCGACTGACGGTGTAGACCCTGTGGGGCGGCGTGATATTCGGAACGTGCTGCAGCAGCTCAAGGCCCAAGGCAAGACTGTGTTTCTGAACAGTCACTTGCTCAGCGAGTTGGAGATGGTGTGCGATCGGGTCGCGATCATGGTGCAGGGGAAGGTCGCGAGCCAGGGAACCATCGAGGAACTCACGCGAGACGGGAGGCGATATGAGATCGAGCTCGCGTACGAGGCGAGCACTGCATCTGCCCACTTTGCGGGCTTGCTCGTCGCTGGTGGGAGTGGTGATGGTGCGACGGGAGCACTCGCGCGGGTGGCTGTCGCGCCGGAGATTGAGGGCGCGATCGATCGGGGTATGTTGACACTCAAGACGACGGACCCGGAGCGGGTGCAGCCCGTGCTGGACGAGATCCGGAGGCGAGGGTTGACGATCAGCTCGGTTCGGCAGGTTCGTCCGTCGCTGGAAGACCTCTTCATGCAGGCGGTCGTGGACTCAACGACGGGCGAAGCGTTCGCGCCCGGGGCGGCGCGGGCAGGCAGTCGCAGGAACGGGGGTGGAGCATGA
- a CDS encoding class I SAM-dependent methyltransferase: MSEQRMTNPVAAAKGAGGAKRAQDFAAVRDWPGYFDLMVGKPARETLVAALASFAREDAAGGDPTPERLAVDLGCGEGRDTLELLSRGWRVVALDGHPKSVELLEPRVRPEDRGRLKTCVASFADATWPESVDLFNASFSLPFCEPEDWESLWQRIVASIRPGGRFAGQLFGDRDGWAVLPDRTHHRRGELDGLFEGFVFEELREEERPDTNHDGKPKPWHVFHIVARKRGNA; encoded by the coding sequence ATGTCCGAGCAGCGTATGACCAATCCAGTGGCCGCGGCGAAAGGAGCCGGGGGGGCGAAACGGGCGCAGGACTTTGCGGCAGTCCGGGACTGGCCGGGGTACTTTGATCTGATGGTCGGAAAGCCGGCCCGAGAAACGCTGGTTGCGGCCCTCGCGTCCTTCGCAAGAGAGGACGCGGCAGGCGGGGATCCGACTCCAGAGCGATTGGCGGTGGATCTGGGATGCGGTGAGGGTCGCGACACACTTGAGCTTCTGTCGCGCGGCTGGCGTGTTGTGGCCCTGGATGGGCACCCAAAGTCAGTCGAATTACTGGAGCCCCGGGTTCGTCCTGAGGATCGCGGGCGGTTGAAGACCTGTGTTGCGTCTTTCGCTGATGCGACGTGGCCGGAAAGCGTGGACCTCTTCAACGCGAGTTTCTCGTTGCCATTCTGCGAGCCAGAGGACTGGGAGAGTCTGTGGCAGCGGATCGTGGCTTCGATACGGCCTGGCGGGAGGTTTGCGGGGCAACTGTTCGGCGATCGGGATGGCTGGGCAGTGTTGCCGGACAGGACGCACCATCGTCGGGGAGAGTTGGACGGCCTCTTTGAAGGGTTCGTGTTCGAGGAGCTGCGGGAAGAGGAGCGGCCGGACACGAATCACGACGGAAAGCCCAAGCCATGGCATGTCTTCCATATAGTGGCAAGAAAGCGCGGCAATGCATGA
- the proC gene encoding pyrroline-5-carboxylate reductase, with amino-acid sequence MTTQHTSDKSRPALFIGGGNMASAIVRSGLRSGVLAAPSTIVAEPEEARRAELSMLGVIAVPDATRGIESMLLIEAGHRCHGKGVVVLAVKPQALGTVLSTTPSLGSLGPRCYVSIMAGVTSARLAASVPAPRGGSHRFVRVMPNLPISVGKGMTAIAQSASITEQDRIWTESLFASGGATVVLPEELIDAFTAVAGSGPAYVFYLAEAMERAAQSVGFDASTARTIVRQTIIGAASLLSDEDSDPSALRQAVSSKGGTTHAACSVLDSSSVMDAFARAVVAARDRGRELSSG; translated from the coding sequence ATGACCACTCAACACACCAGCGACAAGAGCCGCCCCGCGCTCTTCATCGGAGGGGGCAACATGGCTTCTGCGATTGTGCGCTCCGGACTGAGGTCCGGAGTTCTCGCGGCACCAAGCACGATCGTTGCTGAGCCGGAAGAAGCTCGCAGGGCCGAACTCTCGATGCTGGGCGTCATTGCGGTACCGGACGCAACTCGCGGCATTGAGTCGATGCTCCTCATCGAGGCCGGTCACCGTTGTCATGGCAAGGGCGTTGTCGTACTGGCTGTCAAACCGCAGGCCCTCGGCACGGTTCTTTCGACGACACCTTCTCTCGGCTCGCTCGGCCCACGGTGCTACGTGAGCATCATGGCAGGAGTCACCTCCGCCCGACTTGCTGCTTCAGTGCCTGCCCCCCGCGGCGGCTCGCACCGCTTCGTGCGTGTGATGCCAAACCTCCCCATCAGCGTTGGGAAGGGCATGACGGCTATCGCTCAGTCTGCATCGATAACCGAGCAAGATCGTATCTGGACGGAATCGCTCTTCGCATCCGGTGGTGCCACGGTCGTACTGCCCGAAGAGCTCATCGATGCGTTCACAGCGGTTGCCGGCTCTGGGCCTGCGTATGTCTTCTACTTAGCGGAGGCCATGGAACGAGCGGCGCAGTCAGTAGGCTTCGACGCGAGCACCGCAAGGACGATCGTCCGCCAGACGATCATCGGAGCCGCCTCGCTTCTGTCGGACGAGGACTCCGATCCTTCGGCTTTGCGACAAGCGGTCAGCAGCAAGGGAGGAACAACGCACGCCGCGTGCTCGGTACTTGATTCTTCAAGCGTGATGGACGCTTTCGCACGAGCGGTCGTCGCGGCCCGTGACCGAGGCCGAGAGCTTTCAAGTGGCTGA
- a CDS encoding cupin domain-containing protein, which translates to MLIRNIGEMEMRPVQMDGVQGATMAVMVGRSDGAPNFAMRQFAVAPGGHTPRHSHDYEHEVFVVSGKGTILLEGKERPIRGGDVIYVPADELHQFKSASDQHEPLRFLCLVPMSRNCGDPTPGS; encoded by the coding sequence ATGTTGATTCGGAACATCGGCGAGATGGAGATGCGCCCGGTCCAGATGGACGGGGTGCAGGGTGCGACGATGGCCGTCATGGTGGGGCGTTCGGACGGTGCGCCAAACTTCGCGATGCGTCAGTTTGCGGTCGCTCCTGGCGGTCATACGCCTCGGCATAGCCACGATTACGAGCACGAAGTCTTTGTGGTGAGCGGGAAGGGGACGATCCTCCTGGAGGGGAAGGAACGTCCGATTCGAGGGGGTGATGTGATCTATGTCCCGGCGGACGAGTTGCACCAGTTCAAGTCCGCCTCGGACCAGCATGAACCGCTGCGGTTCTTATGCTTGGTGCCGATGTCGAGGAACTGCGGCGACCCGACGCCCGGATCTTGA
- a CDS encoding UbiD family decarboxylase, which yields MHTSLRDFVSVLDRAGELKRITDRVSPVLEISALADLASKARAPHPGSAATRHTDPRFYDRGGPALLFENVVGSRTPVLINAFGSYRRVEMALNCSADCQPCVHGEGLESLASRIGSLVKPEPPRSLMEALAKARQFAPLLTIGPRRARRAGLCQEVFVTGEDLDLTTLPFLRCWPLDGDFASVGYPRGVNDAVPGLGAGADWDARNRGRYITLAGIHTIHASEIDDPKPASHNIGMYRVQLLGKRTLAMHWHMHHDGANHWRSWKKLGKPMPVAIALGGESVLPYAATAPLPPGISELLLAGFLNGRGIEMTRAKTVPLWVPANAEIIIEGLVRHDAGFIDYDPRTGEPLGPGAVFEGPFGDHTGFYSMPDRYPILEVTAMTHRRDPIYPTTVVGLPIQEDYFLGKATERVFLPLLKTLIPDIIDYDLPLFGAFHNCAVVQIKKHYPLHARRVMHAIWGAGQMSWTKTIFIVDDSINPHDTLAVLRACSLHCRPDRDVETVNGPLDILDHAAPRLGAGTKIGFDCTPKIRGEEIRGIPLAETRGRRTAEERAAFIDAARKIPGVLDTSWPDACGEWLFVRADTSLGDAEKPALGRVMLQDVLSIDIPGPRFVVVLGRDVDIHDPDKALFHWVANADAGRDMIHVKTACSAQDGGRLGFDATPKRAGDEANGEPVRAWPPVLTMDQEVQSRIEPIARAIGIL from the coding sequence ATGCACACGTCTCTGCGTGACTTCGTTTCGGTGCTCGATCGCGCCGGTGAGCTGAAGCGTATCACCGATCGCGTCTCGCCTGTGTTGGAGATCTCGGCCCTCGCCGATCTGGCGAGCAAGGCCAGAGCACCCCACCCCGGCTCAGCAGCCACTCGACACACGGATCCACGCTTCTACGACCGAGGCGGCCCTGCCCTGCTGTTTGAGAATGTCGTGGGCTCGCGCACGCCCGTCCTCATCAATGCGTTTGGATCGTACCGACGAGTTGAGATGGCACTGAATTGCTCGGCTGACTGCCAGCCGTGCGTCCACGGCGAAGGGCTGGAGTCCCTTGCCTCACGCATCGGCTCACTCGTCAAGCCCGAGCCCCCTCGCTCGCTCATGGAAGCCCTCGCGAAGGCGAGACAGTTTGCACCACTCCTGACAATCGGCCCGAGGCGTGCCCGCCGAGCCGGCCTCTGTCAGGAGGTCTTTGTCACCGGCGAAGACCTCGACCTGACCACACTCCCGTTCCTCCGGTGTTGGCCACTCGACGGCGACTTCGCCTCCGTCGGATACCCAAGAGGGGTCAATGACGCTGTCCCGGGGCTCGGAGCCGGCGCGGACTGGGATGCACGCAATCGCGGAAGGTACATCACGCTCGCGGGCATTCACACGATCCATGCCTCTGAGATCGACGATCCGAAGCCCGCAAGCCACAACATCGGGATGTACCGCGTCCAACTGCTCGGGAAGCGCACGCTTGCCATGCACTGGCACATGCACCACGACGGCGCGAACCACTGGCGATCGTGGAAAAAGCTTGGAAAGCCCATGCCCGTCGCCATTGCCCTCGGCGGCGAGTCCGTTCTCCCCTACGCGGCCACCGCGCCGCTTCCCCCTGGCATCAGCGAACTTCTCCTTGCCGGCTTCCTCAATGGACGCGGCATCGAGATGACCCGCGCTAAGACTGTCCCGCTCTGGGTGCCTGCAAACGCCGAGATCATCATCGAGGGACTCGTCCGGCACGACGCGGGCTTCATCGACTACGACCCTCGAACTGGAGAGCCGCTCGGGCCCGGCGCGGTCTTTGAAGGTCCGTTCGGAGATCACACCGGCTTCTATTCCATGCCGGATCGCTACCCGATCCTCGAGGTAACTGCGATGACTCACCGACGCGATCCGATCTACCCCACCACTGTCGTCGGGCTCCCCATTCAGGAAGACTACTTCCTCGGCAAGGCCACCGAACGAGTCTTCCTGCCCCTCTTAAAGACGCTCATCCCGGACATCATCGATTACGACCTGCCGCTCTTCGGCGCGTTCCACAACTGCGCAGTCGTTCAGATCAAGAAGCATTACCCGCTCCATGCCCGTCGCGTCATGCACGCGATCTGGGGCGCGGGACAGATGTCCTGGACCAAGACAATCTTCATCGTTGACGATTCCATCAATCCGCACGACACGCTCGCCGTCCTCCGTGCCTGCTCGCTCCACTGTCGCCCGGACCGCGATGTCGAGACCGTGAACGGCCCGCTCGACATCCTCGACCACGCGGCACCGCGTCTGGGTGCCGGTACAAAGATCGGCTTTGATTGCACTCCCAAGATCCGAGGCGAGGAGATCAGGGGCATTCCCCTGGCCGAGACACGCGGCCGGAGAACCGCAGAAGAGCGTGCGGCATTCATCGACGCGGCACGCAAGATTCCCGGCGTGCTCGACACCTCGTGGCCGGACGCCTGTGGCGAGTGGCTCTTTGTGCGTGCCGATACATCTCTCGGTGACGCCGAGAAGCCCGCTCTCGGCCGCGTCATGCTTCAGGATGTTCTCTCGATTGATATCCCCGGCCCGCGATTCGTCGTGGTTCTGGGCCGTGATGTAGACATCCACGACCCCGACAAGGCCCTCTTTCACTGGGTCGCCAACGCGGACGCGGGACGCGACATGATTCATGTGAAGACGGCTTGCTCAGCTCAAGACGGCGGCCGACTCGGCTTTGATGCAACACCCAAGCGAGCTGGAGATGAGGCCAACGGTGAACCGGTTCGTGCCTGGCCTCCCGTGCTCACGATGGACCAAGAGGTTCAAAGCCGCATCGAGCCGATTGCTCGTGCCATCGGCATTCTATGA